One genomic window of Alphaproteobacteria bacterium includes the following:
- a CDS encoding serine/threonine protein kinase, whose amino-acid sequence MTAPTLMHGTCLTIDTKGVLLTGPSGIGKSDLALRLIRQGARLVADDQVHVLWDCEHVIARPPETLRGLLEIYGIGIVRLPEDKLCAQAPLSLVVDLLPHDTAPERMPEPDNMMLLDHPVRRIRLGALHPSTPAKIFTALCCPLVEQTLSPAST is encoded by the coding sequence ATGACAGCCCCGACCCTGATGCACGGCACCTGCCTGACCATAGATACCAAGGGCGTTTTGCTGACCGGCCCTTCGGGTATCGGCAAATCCGATCTCGCGCTGCGGCTGATCCGGCAGGGCGCGCGGCTGGTGGCTGACGATCAGGTGCATGTATTGTGGGATTGCGAACATGTGATCGCCCGCCCGCCGGAAACGTTGCGCGGGTTGCTTGAAATTTATGGCATCGGAATTGTGAGATTGCCGGAAGACAAGTTGTGCGCGCAAGCGCCGCTTTCGCTGGTGGTCGATCTTTTGCCGCACGATACCGCGCCCGAACGCATGCCCGAACCGGACAATATGATGCTGCTTGACCACCCCGTCAGGCGCATTAGGCTCGGCGCGCTGCATCCTTCCACCCCGGCCAAGATCTTCACGGCGCTTTGTTGCCCGCTGGTCGAGCAAACACTCTCGCCCGCCTCCACCTAA
- a CDS encoding flagellar biosynthesis protein FlgC: MPISARGRLPASPGEPAGSYQPVRAISLPVSDGAGGGLGVRTELQAYEPAYYAASDPFSPYANADGLVATPNVDLANELVQIKMAEVAYKANASIIKTSKEMDDYLLDALV; the protein is encoded by the coding sequence TTGCCAATATCGGCCCGTGGACGGTTGCCTGCATCGCCGGGCGAACCGGCGGGCAGCTATCAGCCCGTGCGGGCCATATCGCTGCCCGTGTCTGACGGCGCTGGCGGCGGGCTTGGTGTGCGTACGGAGCTGCAAGCCTACGAACCTGCTTATTACGCCGCTTCCGACCCATTTTCGCCCTATGCCAATGCGGATGGGCTCGTGGCCACGCCCAATGTGGATCTGGCAAACGAGCTCGTGCAGATAAAAATGGCCGAGGTCGCATACAAGGCAAATGCCTCGATCATCAAGACCAGCAAGGAGATGGACGATTACCTCCTCGATGCGCTGGTTTGA
- a CDS encoding queuosine precursor transporter translates to MLERDLSLKETGNDKQWQPRYIEIVGSLYICALLITWVTAGKLFQAGPFVLSASILIYPLSCVFGDILTEVYGFNRTRRLIWMGFVSCLMLLAFTQISIFLPPAADYTQQEAFAEIHGALPRVALASYVAYLLCEFTNSWVMSRMKIRSAARNFPVRAVVSTVAAQFVDSIAFYGIAFLGVVPTEVVVSMIITAWLIKIAYETLVVPFTTLFVVKLKKLEGVEHFDRQPTPIMKF, encoded by the coding sequence ATGCTTGAGCGCGATTTAAGCCTGAAAGAAACCGGTAACGACAAGCAATGGCAGCCGCGCTATATAGAGATTGTCGGATCCCTATATATTTGTGCCCTTCTGATAACGTGGGTAACGGCAGGCAAGCTGTTTCAGGCAGGGCCGTTTGTGCTTAGCGCATCCATATTGATTTACCCGCTCAGTTGCGTTTTCGGCGATATTCTGACCGAAGTTTACGGGTTTAACCGCACCCGGCGGTTGATCTGGATGGGCTTCGTTTCCTGCTTAATGCTTCTGGCTTTCACGCAGATTTCTATATTTTTACCACCCGCGGCCGACTATACGCAGCAGGAAGCGTTTGCGGAAATTCATGGCGCTTTGCCGCGCGTTGCGCTTGCATCCTATGTGGCCTACCTGCTGTGCGAATTTACCAATTCATGGGTAATGTCACGAATGAAGATACGGTCGGCCGCGCGGAATTTTCCGGTTCGCGCCGTTGTTTCAACGGTGGCTGCGCAGTTTGTCGACAGCATTGCTTTTTATGGCATAGCATTTCTTGGCGTGGTTCCGACCGAAGTGGTCGTTTCCATGATTATAACCGCATGGCTTATCAAGATTGCCTATGAAACCCTTGTCGTGCCTTTTACGACGCTGTTCGTCGTCAAACTCAAGAAGCTTGAAGGGGTCGAACATTTTGATCGGCAGCCGACGCCGATTATGAAATTCTGA
- a CDS encoding EVE domain-containing protein, whose amino-acid sequence MAYWLMKSEPHVYPWAELARDGKGGWDGVRNHQAANNMRAMTPGDQAFFYHSNEGKEIVGIMKIVRAAYPDKSDKAGKFVMVDVVPVRALKKPVTLAQIKADKALKDMALVRQGRLSVSPVTAAQWKRVLALGEQKG is encoded by the coding sequence ATGGCCTATTGGCTGATGAAATCGGAACCGCATGTCTATCCGTGGGCCGAGCTGGCGCGTGACGGCAAGGGCGGCTGGGACGGTGTGCGCAACCATCAGGCGGCTAACAATATGCGCGCGATGACGCCGGGCGATCAGGCTTTCTTCTACCATTCCAACGAAGGGAAGGAGATTGTGGGCATTATGAAGATCGTCCGTGCCGCCTATCCCGACAAAAGCGACAAGGCAGGCAAGTTCGTGATGGTGGATGTGGTGCCCGTGCGGGCGTTGAAGAAACCGGTCACGCTGGCGCAGATCAAGGCCGACAAGGCGCTGAAGGATATGGCGCTGGTACGGCAGGGCAGGCTTTCGGTTTCGCCCGTAACGGCCGCGCAGTGGAAGCGCGTTCTGGCGCTGGGTGAGCAAAAAGGCTAG
- a CDS encoding NAD(P)H-dependent glycerol-3-phosphate dehydrogenase yields MASTFSHFGIIGAGAWGTALGLSLIRAGRQATIWAREPDIIAAINKQHRNPVFLPKIPLDPGLHASGDFDDFKKCDALVLAVPAQHMRVVCADLKKKIKPKIPLIICAKGIEQKTLCLMSEVVTKTLPKHPIAVLSGPTFAAEVAKNMPTAVTLACKDKKLGPALAKAIGSRTLRPYVSSDVIGVQIGGAVKNVLAIASGVVEGHKLGDNGRAAIITRGLAELARLGVACGGRAETFMGLSGLGDLVLTCAGQQSRNMTLGFALGQGRKLKDILGARRSVAEGVYTAAAAVKLAKKHKVDVPIIAAVDAILNRDADVDDTIVALLARPIKQETR; encoded by the coding sequence ATGGCTTCGACTTTCTCGCATTTTGGTATCATCGGCGCGGGCGCATGGGGCACGGCGCTCGGGCTCTCGCTCATACGCGCCGGGCGGCAGGCGACGATCTGGGCGCGGGAACCCGATATTATCGCCGCCATCAACAAGCAGCATCGCAACCCGGTATTTTTGCCCAAAATCCCGCTCGATCCCGGCCTTCACGCCAGCGGCGATTTTGATGATTTCAAGAAATGCGATGCGCTGGTGCTGGCGGTTCCGGCGCAGCATATGCGTGTCGTGTGCGCTGACCTGAAGAAAAAAATCAAACCGAAAATTCCGCTTATCATCTGTGCCAAGGGCATCGAGCAGAAAACGCTTTGTTTAATGAGCGAAGTCGTGACCAAAACGCTGCCCAAGCATCCCATCGCCGTGCTTTCCGGGCCGACCTTTGCGGCCGAAGTAGCCAAGAACATGCCCACGGCCGTGACGCTGGCCTGCAAGGATAAAAAGCTCGGCCCCGCGCTGGCCAAGGCTATCGGCAGCCGCACGCTGCGCCCCTATGTTTCAAGCGATGTTATTGGTGTGCAGATCGGCGGTGCGGTTAAGAACGTGCTGGCGATCGCCAGCGGGGTTGTTGAAGGCCACAAGCTGGGCGATAACGGCCGCGCCGCCATCATCACGCGCGGCCTTGCCGAACTGGCGCGGCTTGGCGTCGCGTGCGGCGGGCGCGCCGAAACCTTTATGGGGCTTTCCGGGCTCGGTGACCTTGTGCTGACATGCGCGGGGCAGCAATCCCGCAACATGACGCTGGGCTTCGCGCTGGGGCAGGGCAGGAAGCTGAAGGATATTCTGGGCGCGCGCCGCTCGGTGGCCGAAGGTGTCTATACCGCCGCCGCCGCCGTGAAGCTTGCGAAGAAGCACAAGGTTGATGTGCCGATTATCGCTGCGGTCGATGCCATTTTGAACCGCGATGCCGATGTGGACGATACCATCGTCGCGCTGCTGGCACGGCCGATCAAGCAGGAAACGCGCTAG
- a CDS encoding histidine--tRNA ligase: protein MSITAPRTPAGTMELLPREQMAFQHMLDTIRRGYERFGFVPVETPAFEIKDVLLTKSGGETEKQVYFVQSSGAREQGHDIDLALRFDLTVPLARYVAEHERELAFPFRRYQIQRVYRGERAQKGRFREFYQCDIDVIGKDKLDPVFDAEMPAIIAQIFEELQVGDFTINFSNRKILLGLAAALNVPADKQGLVLREIDKIDKIGADKVREALGTLGMAEKDAARMLRLVALKGSKQDIVAALQAEKIDNPLFKEGFDELTAVVAALVALGVPEERARLNLAIARGLDYYTGTVYETFLADAPQLGSVCSGGRYENLASHYTKSSLPGVGISIGATRLFDHLRGNGWRGLGASNLQVLVANLDPALRADYLALATQLRRAGINTEVYLEAAKLDKQMKYASRTGVPYCILLGSEEKQRGIVTVKDLDAKQQGDVPAADLPAHMAKLLQARAG from the coding sequence ATGTCGATCACCGCCCCACGCACCCCCGCCGGAACAATGGAACTGCTGCCGCGCGAGCAGATGGCGTTCCAGCACATGCTCGATACCATCAGGCGCGGCTATGAACGTTTCGGGTTCGTGCCCGTTGAAACACCGGCGTTCGAGATCAAGGATGTGCTGCTCACCAAATCGGGCGGCGAAACCGAAAAGCAGGTTTACTTCGTGCAATCTTCGGGCGCGCGCGAACAGGGGCACGATATCGATCTCGCGCTGCGTTTCGATCTGACGGTGCCGCTGGCGCGCTATGTGGCGGAGCACGAGCGCGAACTCGCCTTCCCGTTCCGCCGCTACCAGATCCAGCGCGTCTATCGCGGCGAGCGCGCGCAGAAGGGCCGCTTCCGCGAATTCTACCAGTGCGATATCGACGTGATCGGCAAAGACAAGCTCGATCCCGTCTTCGATGCCGAAATGCCCGCGATCATTGCGCAGATATTCGAAGAGCTGCAGGTCGGCGATTTCACGATCAATTTCAGCAACCGCAAAATATTGCTCGGCCTTGCGGCGGCGCTGAATGTCCCGGCGGACAAGCAGGGTCTTGTGCTGCGCGAAATCGACAAGATCGACAAAATCGGCGCCGACAAAGTGCGCGAAGCGCTTGGCACGCTTGGCATGGCGGAAAAGGATGCCGCGCGCATGCTGCGGCTCGTCGCGCTGAAAGGCAGCAAGCAAGATATCGTCGCCGCGCTGCAGGCCGAGAAAATTGACAACCCGCTGTTCAAGGAAGGCTTCGATGAACTGACGGCCGTCGTCGCCGCTCTCGTGGCCTTGGGTGTGCCGGAAGAACGCGCGCGCCTCAACCTCGCGATCGCGCGCGGGCTCGATTACTATACCGGCACGGTCTATGAAACCTTTCTGGCGGACGCGCCACAGCTGGGCAGCGTATGTTCGGGCGGGCGCTATGAAAACCTCGCCAGCCACTACACGAAATCAAGCCTGCCCGGCGTCGGCATCTCGATCGGCGCGACGCGCCTGTTCGACCATTTGCGCGGCAACGGCTGGCGCGGGCTCGGCGCCAGCAATCTGCAGGTGCTTGTCGCGAACCTCGATCCCGCGCTGCGTGCCGATTACCTCGCGCTGGCCACGCAGCTGCGGCGCGCAGGCATCAACACCGAAGTTTATCTCGAAGCCGCCAAGCTCGACAAACAAATGAAATACGCCAGCCGCACCGGCGTGCCATATTGCATTTTGCTTGGCAGCGAAGAAAAGCAGCGCGGCATTGTCACGGTCAAGGATCTGGACGCCAAGCAGCAAGGCGACGTGCCTGCGGCAGACCTGCCGGCGCATATGGCGAAACTTCTGCAAGCGCGGGCGGGCTAG
- a CDS encoding glycosyl transferase family 51 codes for MRSIKPIWLLVILMFISGIVAVCIWAGEEMRSSRLQARNLSQMAGSMTVAVEDGPQQSAWFPTYGPYNQRLGYTYLPYFIKALRGSNYEVNAQAQPSKEFMRFVHFGGFPIYRAKTTAGLAIYDRNGAALHSMRYPTRTFDNFDAIPPVLTGTLLFIENRELLDPDASPTRNPAIEWDRFMLAGFGHILGLFVPSVNTGGGSTLATQIEKFRFSPEGQTSSAREKIKQIISASMRAYMDGPDTTGTRRQIVLDYLNATPLSARAGWGEINGVGDGLWAWFGRELHDTSAQLNFDEDDRDLLRVKAQAYRHVLALILAQRRPSYYLATNRGELEQLIDITLTQLAQAGVITAKLRDAAAKEKLLFLAAPPPVPGYSFVAQKAVSAVRMHLLNLFGIKSLYELDRFDMRASTTLDMPVQEKVTDFLQKLKDPDFLKEAGLQGFRLLGENSDPTKINWTIVLYEKGEGGNEVRVQADNLDQPLDLNEGAKLDLGSTAKLRTMITYLEILSELHKRFAAFDDDALAEVTEDAPDALTKWTITWLREHKDRNLQAMLDDAIQRSYSANPRETFYTGGGVHRFNNFDHKDDHRIVPLAEAFRHSINLPFIRLMRDIVNYTIAQGPERKQVILGDPDYPARQEYLERFADQEGSVFLNRYFVEYSKLDEEESFERLIKRSRKSMTALTTVYRSVYPEQPASALAEFLRERVPGRRLSDEQVARYYVSYGTDAYNLADRGYIAGVHPLELWLVGWLRENRGVARRDMLKASRDQRLQTYSWLFRTRHKSAQDNRIRILLEQDAFDTIQQRWARLGYPFGRLVPSLATAIGSSADKPGALAELMGIIVNDGVKLPTVRLKSVEFAPGTPYQTAMTRKDRPGEKVLPHEVVATVRTALMDVVANGTARRVSGVFKDAAGNLLPVGGKTGTGDHRFDEFAPGGRLISSRVVKRTATLVFFIDDRLFGSITAYVAGPDAAKYSFTSALPAQMLTAMAPILQPLVDEKQPATISAVETARAASLP; via the coding sequence ATGCGTTCAATCAAACCCATATGGCTGCTGGTCATTCTGATGTTCATCAGCGGGATCGTCGCCGTCTGCATCTGGGCGGGCGAAGAAATGCGCAGCTCCCGCCTGCAGGCGCGCAACCTGTCACAAATGGCCGGATCCATGACGGTTGCGGTCGAAGATGGGCCGCAGCAATCCGCCTGGTTCCCAACCTACGGCCCCTATAACCAGCGGCTTGGCTATACCTACCTGCCTTACTTCATCAAGGCGCTGCGCGGCAGCAATTATGAAGTGAATGCACAGGCGCAGCCTTCCAAGGAATTTATGCGCTTCGTGCATTTCGGCGGCTTCCCGATTTACCGCGCCAAGACCACCGCCGGGCTTGCCATCTATGATCGCAACGGCGCGGCGCTGCACAGCATGCGCTACCCCACGCGCACCTTCGATAATTTCGACGCCATCCCGCCGGTGCTGACCGGCACGCTTCTGTTCATCGAAAACCGCGAGCTGCTTGACCCCGATGCGTCGCCCACGCGTAACCCGGCGATCGAATGGGACCGTTTCATGCTGGCCGGGTTTGGCCACATCCTTGGCCTGTTCGTGCCCAGCGTCAACACCGGCGGCGGCAGCACGCTTGCGACGCAGATTGAAAAGTTCCGTTTTTCACCCGAAGGCCAGACATCAAGCGCGCGCGAAAAGATCAAGCAGATCATCTCCGCCAGCATGCGCGCCTATATGGACGGGCCCGATACTACCGGCACGCGCCGGCAAATCGTGCTGGACTATCTGAACGCCACGCCGCTTTCCGCCCGCGCGGGCTGGGGAGAAATCAACGGCGTGGGCGACGGGTTGTGGGCATGGTTCGGGCGCGAATTGCACGACACCAGCGCGCAACTGAACTTCGATGAAGATGACCGGGATTTGCTACGCGTCAAAGCGCAAGCCTACCGCCATGTGCTGGCGCTTATCCTTGCGCAGCGGCGGCCATCCTATTATCTGGCCACCAACCGCGGCGAGCTTGAGCAATTGATCGATATCACGCTCACGCAGCTCGCCCAGGCGGGCGTGATCACGGCCAAGCTGCGCGATGCGGCGGCGAAGGAAAAGCTTTTGTTCCTTGCCGCGCCGCCGCCGGTACCCGGCTATTCCTTTGTCGCACAAAAGGCCGTCAGCGCGGTGCGCATGCATTTGTTAAATCTTTTCGGCATCAAGAGCCTGTACGAGCTCGATCGCTTTGACATGCGCGCTTCCACAACGCTCGATATGCCGGTGCAGGAAAAAGTGACCGATTTCCTGCAAAAGCTGAAAGACCCGGATTTTCTCAAGGAAGCCGGGCTGCAGGGCTTCCGCCTGCTGGGTGAAAACAGTGACCCGACCAAAATCAACTGGACCATCGTGCTGTATGAAAAAGGCGAAGGCGGCAACGAGGTGCGCGTACAGGCCGATAATCTCGATCAGCCGCTCGATCTGAATGAAGGCGCCAAGCTCGATCTCGGTTCCACCGCAAAGCTGCGGACCATGATCACCTATCTCGAAATTCTCAGCGAATTGCACAAGCGCTTTGCCGCCTTCGACGACGACGCGCTGGCCGAGGTGACAGAAGACGCGCCGGATGCGCTGACCAAATGGACGATCACATGGCTGCGCGAACACAAGGACCGCAACCTTCAAGCCATGCTGGATGACGCGATCCAGCGCAGCTATTCCGCCAACCCGCGCGAAACTTTCTATACCGGCGGCGGCGTGCATCGCTTCAACAATTTCGACCATAAGGACGATCACAGGATCGTCCCGCTTGCGGAAGCCTTCCGCCATTCGATCAACCTGCCCTTCATCCGGCTGATGCGCGATATCGTCAATTACACGATCGCGCAGGGCCCGGAGCGCAAACAGGTCATACTTGGTGACCCGGATTACCCGGCGCGGCAGGAATATCTTGAACGCTTCGCCGATCAGGAAGGCAGCGTCTTTCTCAATCGCTACTTCGTCGAATACAGCAAGCTGGACGAGGAAGAGTCGTTCGAGCGGCTGATCAAACGCAGCCGCAAAAGCATGACGGCGCTGACGACCGTTTACCGTTCGGTCTATCCCGAACAGCCCGCGAGCGCGCTGGCGGAATTTCTGCGCGAACGCGTGCCGGGCCGCCGGCTGAGCGACGAACAGGTCGCGCGCTATTACGTCAGCTACGGCACCGACGCCTATAACCTTGCTGACCGCGGTTATATCGCGGGCGTGCACCCGCTTGAACTTTGGCTGGTCGGATGGTTGCGCGAAAACCGTGGCGTGGCGCGGCGCGACATGCTGAAGGCCAGCCGCGACCAGCGCTTGCAAACCTATAGCTGGCTTTTCCGCACGCGCCATAAATCGGCGCAAGACAACCGCATCCGCATTTTGCTCGAACAGGATGCCTTCGATACCATCCAGCAGCGTTGGGCCCGGCTCGGTTATCCGTTCGGGCGGCTGGTGCCGAGCCTCGCGACCGCGATCGGCAGCTCGGCCGACAAGCCGGGCGCGCTGGCCGAACTGATGGGCATCATCGTCAATGACGGCGTAAAGCTGCCGACCGTACGGTTGAAATCGGTCGAATTCGCGCCGGGCACGCCCTACCAAACCGCCATGACCCGCAAAGACCGACCGGGCGAAAAGGTTTTGCCGCATGAGGTTGTTGCCACCGTGCGCACGGCGTTGATGGATGTGGTTGCGAACGGCACCGCGCGCCGCGTTTCCGGCGTGTTCAAGGATGCGGCGGGTAATTTGCTGCCCGTCGGCGGCAAAACCGGCACGGGCGATCATCGCTTCGATGAATTCGCGCCCGGCGGACGGCTGATATCGTCGCGCGTCGTTAAACGCACGGCCACCCTCGTTTTCTTCATCGACGACCGCCTGTTCGGCAGCATCACGGCCTATGTGGCCGGGCCCGACGCCGCAAAATACAGCTTCACAAGCGCCTTGCCAGCTCAGATGCTGACGGCGATGGCCCCTATTTTACAACCACTTGTGGATGAAAAGCAGCCCGCCACGATCAGCGCGGTTGAAACCGCACGCGCAGCTTCGCTACCCTAG
- the rlmN gene encoding 23S rRNA (adenine(2503)-C(2))-methyltransferase RlmN, with protein sequence MTTPMDTTPVPTQPAAQDGRQNLIGLSMDELKDALVARGLEPFRAKQVWSWMYCWGVQDFEQMTTLAKPARKALAEHFSIARPGITQDQQSTDGTRKWLLRMPDGQEVETVHIPEADRGALCVSSQVGCTLTCRFCHTGTQRLVRNLTSAEIVGQIMLARDCLGEWPSTKDERMLSNIVMMGMGEPLYNYDSVAKALKIAMHGEGIAISKRRITLSTSGVVPMIERCGAELNVNLAVSLHAVTDELRDKIIPLNRKYPLAELMEACRNYPGLTNARRITFEYVMLKGVNDSDADARALVKLLAGIPSKVNLIPLNAWPGAPFECSDDARIQRFGDIVNAAGYASPVRTPRGRDILAACGQLKSASVRVSAAERAAIEKIIAEKDRAQGLALAAAEGGAAC encoded by the coding sequence ATGACAACGCCCATGGATACCACGCCCGTACCAACGCAGCCCGCCGCCCAGGATGGCCGGCAAAACCTGATCGGCCTTTCGATGGACGAGCTGAAGGATGCGCTTGTCGCGCGCGGGCTTGAGCCGTTCCGCGCCAAGCAGGTCTGGTCATGGATGTATTGCTGGGGCGTGCAGGATTTCGAACAGATGACGACGCTGGCCAAACCCGCCCGCAAGGCGCTGGCGGAGCATTTCAGCATCGCGCGCCCGGGCATCACGCAAGACCAGCAATCGACCGACGGCACCCGCAAATGGCTTTTGCGCATGCCGGACGGGCAGGAAGTCGAAACCGTCCATATTCCCGAAGCGGACCGCGGCGCGCTGTGCGTTTCCAGCCAGGTCGGGTGTACGCTGACCTGCCGTTTTTGCCACACCGGCACGCAACGGCTTGTGCGCAACCTTACCTCGGCCGAAATTGTGGGCCAGATCATGCTGGCGCGCGATTGCCTCGGGGAATGGCCTTCGACGAAGGACGAGCGCATGCTTTCCAACATCGTTATGATGGGTATGGGCGAGCCGCTGTACAATTACGACAGCGTCGCCAAAGCGCTCAAAATCGCGATGCATGGCGAAGGCATCGCCATATCCAAGCGACGTATCACGCTTTCCACATCCGGCGTCGTGCCGATGATCGAGCGTTGCGGGGCTGAGCTGAATGTCAATCTCGCGGTCAGCCTGCATGCGGTGACGGACGAGCTGCGCGACAAAATCATCCCGCTTAACCGCAAATACCCGCTGGCCGAGCTGATGGAAGCCTGCCGTAACTATCCCGGCCTTACCAATGCGCGCCGCATCACTTTTGAATATGTGATGCTGAAGGGCGTGAACGATAGCGACGCCGATGCGCGGGCACTCGTAAAACTTTTGGCCGGCATCCCGTCCAAGGTGAACCTTATCCCCCTCAACGCATGGCCCGGTGCGCCGTTCGAATGTTCAGACGACGCGCGCATCCAGCGTTTTGGCGATATCGTTAACGCCGCCGGCTATGCCAGCCCGGTGCGCACGCCGCGCGGGCGCGATATTCTGGCCGCCTGCGGGCAGCTAAAATCGGCCAGTGTGCGCGTTTCGGCCGCCGAGCGCGCGGCGATCGAAAAAATCATCGCCGAAAAAGACAGGGCGCAGGGGCTGGCGCTCGCGGCGGCGGAAGGCGGCGCGGCATGCTGA
- a CDS encoding HAD-IA family hydrolase: MLIVWDIDGTLLDSYPHYESAARAHCAANNLKFPDPALLKRGFGHPQWFDYGWPGTHAQQNEIRRGFYERLHALDALPETPVRLFPGIPQTLARLTEAGHRHAIITSRPDAPLMHVLRREQMQDHFACILADESRKPLGLRSKPFPDQLNYVMQQLDAKPFETVMVGDTEMDVAMGRGAGTVAVGVQWGTHDNDVLRAAGAHFLPATQDELCAIIAELHAGHLPSDMSSITPPVYPQPQ; this comes from the coding sequence ATGCTGATCGTCTGGGATATCGATGGCACCTTGCTCGATAGCTACCCGCATTACGAAAGCGCCGCGCGCGCGCACTGCGCCGCGAACAACCTGAAATTCCCCGATCCGGCCCTGCTGAAACGCGGTTTCGGCCACCCGCAATGGTTCGATTACGGCTGGCCCGGCACGCATGCGCAACAAAACGAGATCAGGCGCGGTTTTTATGAACGCCTGCACGCACTTGACGCATTGCCGGAAACGCCGGTCAGGCTTTTTCCCGGCATTCCGCAAACGCTCGCACGCCTCACCGAAGCGGGGCATCGCCATGCCATCATCACCAGCCGCCCGGATGCGCCGCTAATGCACGTTTTGCGGCGCGAACAGATGCAGGATCACTTCGCCTGCATCCTCGCCGACGAAAGCCGCAAACCGCTTGGCCTGAGAAGCAAACCATTCCCCGATCAGTTAAACTACGTCATGCAGCAGCTTGACGCCAAGCCGTTTGAAACCGTGATGGTGGGCGATACGGAAATGGATGTGGCGATGGGCCGCGGCGCCGGCACCGTTGCGGTGGGCGTGCAATGGGGCACGCATGATAACGATGTTTTGCGTGCCGCCGGCGCGCATTTTCTGCCAGCGACGCAGGACGAATTGTGCGCCATCATCGCCGAATTGCATGCGGGGCACTTGCCCTCCGATATGTCCTCCATCACTCCGCCCGTTTATCCGCAACCGCAATGA